A single Pseudoxanthomonas sp. DNA region contains:
- a CDS encoding ATP-binding protein, whose translation MTSAVRIPPRDRDAVLQALRAGVVPRRGLQYIQVGRAREVEALIKDIDRINQAGSAIRFVIGDFGAGKTFFLSLVRAVALEKGLVTMAADLNPDRRLYGSGGQARSLYSELTRNIATRTKPEGGAMASVVERFITTALQQAKSTGEAVESIIQQRLQSLTELVGGYDFAQVIECYWRGHDQGNEQLKADAVRWLRGEFTTKTDARQALGVRTIIEDDQVYDGIKLLARFIRLAGYGGLLVCLDELVNLYKLPHATARNTNYEQILRILNDTLQGSSEGVGFVFGGTPETLMDARRGLYSYQALQSRLSENAFAAQQGLQDFGGPVIRLANLTPEDLYVLLTKLRHLHASGDAAQYALPDEALPAFLSHCNQRIGAAYFQTPRNTVRAFLDLLSVLEQHADLDWNHLIEELDVSQELNTDRDIEEDGTAPAPAAVQAGAADPDDELSSFRL comes from the coding sequence ATGACAAGCGCTGTTCGAATTCCGCCTCGTGATCGCGATGCCGTGCTCCAAGCCCTGCGGGCCGGCGTGGTGCCGCGTCGTGGTCTGCAGTACATCCAGGTGGGTCGCGCCCGTGAAGTCGAGGCCCTGATCAAGGATATTGATCGCATCAATCAGGCCGGTAGCGCGATTCGCTTTGTGATCGGCGACTTTGGCGCGGGCAAGACCTTCTTCCTGAGCCTGGTGCGCGCGGTGGCGCTGGAGAAGGGTCTGGTCACGATGGCCGCCGACCTCAATCCGGATCGTCGCTTGTATGGCAGCGGTGGCCAGGCGCGCTCGTTGTACAGCGAGCTGACCCGCAACATCGCCACGCGGACCAAGCCCGAAGGCGGCGCGATGGCGAGCGTCGTGGAGCGGTTCATCACCACAGCCTTGCAACAGGCCAAGAGCACGGGCGAAGCGGTGGAGTCGATCATTCAGCAGCGGCTTCAGTCGCTGACCGAGTTGGTGGGTGGCTACGACTTCGCTCAAGTCATCGAGTGTTACTGGCGTGGCCACGACCAGGGCAACGAGCAACTCAAGGCCGATGCGGTGCGCTGGCTGCGCGGTGAGTTCACCACCAAGACCGATGCGCGCCAAGCGCTGGGGGTACGCACCATCATCGAAGATGACCAGGTCTATGATGGGATCAAGCTACTGGCGCGGTTCATCCGCTTGGCTGGATATGGCGGCCTATTGGTATGTCTGGACGAACTGGTGAACCTGTACAAGCTGCCGCACGCCACGGCACGCAATACCAACTACGAGCAGATCCTGCGCATCCTCAACGATACCTTGCAGGGCAGCAGCGAAGGCGTGGGCTTTGTGTTTGGTGGCACACCAGAAACGCTGATGGATGCCCGTCGCGGCTTGTACAGTTACCAGGCACTTCAATCACGTCTATCCGAGAATGCGTTTGCCGCCCAGCAAGGGCTGCAGGATTTCGGCGGTCCGGTAATCCGGCTGGCCAACCTCACCCCGGAAGATCTGTACGTCCTGCTCACCAAGCTGCGACACCTGCATGCCAGCGGCGATGCAGCCCAGTACGCGCTGCCCGATGAGGCCCTGCCCGCCTTCCTGAGCCACTGCAATCAGCGTATCGGCGCGGCGTACTTCCAGACGCCGCGCAATACCGTCAGGGCCTTTCTCGATTTGCTCAGTGTCCTGGAGCAGCATGCGGACCTGGATTGGAACCATCTAATCGAAGAGCTGGATGTCAGTCAGGAGCTCAATACCGATCGCGACATCGAAGAGGACGGTACGGCTCCTGCTCCGGCTGCAGTGCAGGCGGGAGCGGCCGATCCGGACGATGAGCTCTCATCGTTCCGGCTCTGA
- a CDS encoding TerB N-terminal domain-containing protein produces MARRKGHGGGIGALLLGALVVILLIPKEVWIALFWFAVVALLGWVGWRLYRHWRIAQQAFELPPPPEEGGKTLAEILDQSPPKRAASRSSTHLPVSPQPHVPAPPPPPSAVEAAPPPVKEAPVPGAAVPPSRPAPALEPVAVRTTSPLRAVADLASPLRQPAPPRWIPFGESVTIRGQSISGGGFYLGTPRGYQDSRLPTIDPTLPFSGLADWRGEGLGYWPRYAGLSDRERGTLLAFLNSERRAATVGIGYVFLYFYGLEHRLLRGLAGGANAQAEGQQILEEVQRLQQHYGHHGSFRRYSQELLAVGRFKLGLVNANIDEGDDWTLEQHVRAAQAVVRHQPLPSGLAFAWAQALTDEARSTTWDVVRPEMKTRFAQLYSQRFGEGLVIKPGRSRLALNYRWAGPGEGIETIQTELPDITRSQAPVRPVITLVQQAMGELEALRRVRRSKNGTPMAELAAMPEPLRGNQVPPTFRALVSDLDAALAQQAVAVMATSRLTQGCGMGSPERLGKREATSLIQALEALGFAIEPDVRFHGPSPTPDGHVIVFRLPNQAARTPSAAYAAALLMLQAALAVAGQGSEINQSELDVAVAAIERQFALPESERRRIEAHLRWLQLNPVTLARLENRVRLLPASERKAFAGVLLEIAAADGHVSPAEIRVIERFYRALELDPARVPADLHHASVGGRPKTAAGGGLNADVIAQKLAETRRVQSVLAQIFDDAETAATAEISSPTPSVTPASVSATPVAEAPSDSIPGLDAEHMALLERVLGVAGDQWSRADFEAACDALGLLPDGALEMLNEAAFSLAGEPLLEGEDPLFVNDYVRDQLAQTLSDHKKLRP; encoded by the coding sequence GTGGCGCGACGCAAGGGGCATGGGGGCGGGATTGGGGCGTTACTGCTTGGTGCCCTAGTGGTCATTCTGCTGATCCCAAAAGAAGTCTGGATCGCGCTGTTCTGGTTCGCCGTAGTTGCCCTACTTGGCTGGGTCGGCTGGCGCCTCTACCGCCACTGGCGAATAGCCCAACAGGCCTTTGAGTTGCCCCCTCCACCAGAAGAAGGGGGAAAAACCCTAGCGGAAATCCTTGACCAGTCCCCGCCAAAGCGCGCAGCCTCACGGTCGAGTACCCACTTGCCCGTATCCCCTCAGCCTCACGTTCCGGCCCCTCCCCCGCCCCCATCCGCTGTGGAGGCGGCGCCACCCCCGGTGAAGGAAGCGCCTGTCCCCGGTGCCGCCGTGCCGCCTAGCCGGCCGGCGCCCGCGCTGGAGCCGGTCGCCGTCCGCACCACCTCCCCGCTACGCGCCGTTGCGGATCTGGCGAGCCCCCTTCGGCAACCCGCACCGCCACGCTGGATACCCTTCGGTGAGTCGGTGACCATCCGAGGTCAATCGATCTCCGGTGGCGGCTTCTATCTCGGTACGCCCCGCGGCTACCAAGACAGTCGGCTGCCCACCATCGATCCCACTCTGCCCTTCTCTGGCCTGGCCGATTGGCGCGGGGAAGGACTGGGATACTGGCCGCGGTATGCCGGACTGAGTGATCGTGAACGCGGCACGCTGCTCGCTTTTCTGAACTCCGAGCGTCGTGCCGCCACGGTCGGTATTGGCTACGTGTTTTTGTACTTCTATGGTCTGGAGCACCGATTGCTGCGTGGTCTAGCGGGTGGAGCTAATGCCCAAGCCGAGGGCCAGCAGATCCTGGAGGAAGTGCAGCGACTTCAGCAGCACTATGGCCACCACGGCTCGTTCCGCCGCTACAGCCAAGAACTGCTGGCGGTGGGTCGCTTCAAGCTGGGATTGGTTAACGCAAACATCGATGAGGGCGATGACTGGACGCTCGAGCAGCATGTGCGCGCAGCGCAGGCAGTGGTGCGTCATCAGCCACTGCCATCGGGACTTGCTTTCGCATGGGCCCAGGCGCTGACGGATGAGGCGCGCTCCACTACGTGGGATGTTGTGCGGCCAGAGATGAAAACACGCTTCGCCCAGCTTTATTCGCAGCGTTTCGGCGAGGGCTTGGTCATCAAGCCAGGGCGCTCCAGATTGGCATTGAACTACCGTTGGGCAGGTCCTGGCGAAGGCATTGAGACAATCCAGACCGAGCTGCCAGATATCACCCGCAGCCAAGCGCCCGTGCGACCCGTGATCACGCTGGTCCAACAGGCGATGGGCGAGTTGGAAGCGTTGCGACGAGTGCGACGCAGCAAGAACGGCACGCCCATGGCCGAGCTCGCGGCGATGCCCGAACCCTTGCGCGGCAACCAGGTCCCGCCGACGTTCCGCGCCTTGGTGTCGGACCTGGACGCGGCGTTGGCCCAGCAAGCCGTGGCCGTGATGGCGACCTCGCGCCTGACCCAGGGATGCGGGATGGGCTCACCCGAACGGCTGGGCAAGCGCGAGGCGACCTCGCTGATTCAAGCGTTGGAAGCCTTGGGGTTTGCGATCGAGCCTGATGTCCGCTTCCATGGCCCTTCGCCCACACCTGATGGCCACGTGATCGTGTTCCGATTGCCTAACCAGGCAGCGCGCACGCCCAGCGCTGCGTATGCGGCCGCCTTGTTGATGCTGCAGGCCGCGCTTGCCGTGGCCGGCCAAGGCAGTGAGATCAACCAGTCCGAGCTGGATGTAGCTGTCGCCGCGATCGAGCGGCAGTTTGCGTTGCCCGAGAGTGAGCGGCGACGCATCGAGGCACACCTAAGGTGGCTGCAGCTCAATCCGGTCACCTTGGCGCGTCTGGAGAACCGTGTGCGTCTTCTGCCAGCCAGCGAGCGCAAGGCTTTCGCAGGCGTGTTGCTGGAGATCGCCGCGGCTGATGGCCACGTCAGCCCGGCCGAAATACGGGTGATCGAGCGGTTCTACCGCGCTCTGGAACTGGATCCGGCCCGAGTACCGGCCGACCTCCACCACGCCAGTGTCGGCGGACGTCCCAAGACTGCCGCAGGCGGTGGACTCAACGCCGATGTGATTGCCCAGAAGCTTGCCGAAACCCGCCGAGTGCAATCGGTGCTAGCGCAGATCTTCGATGACGCCGAGACAGCCGCCACGGCCGAGATAAGCTCCCCTACTCCCTCAGTCACTCCAGCGAGTGTGTCCGCGACACCAGTAGCAGAAGCTCCAAGTGACTCAATACCTGGGCTGGATGCTGAGCATATGGCCTTGCTGGAGCGCGTACTGGGGGTGGCCGGCGACCAATGGTCTCGTGCCGACTTCGAAGCCGCCTGCGATGCATTGGGCTTGCTGCCCGACGGTGCGCTCGAAATGCTCAATGAAGCGGCGTTCTCCCTCGCCGGCGAACCGCTGCTGGAAGGAGAAGACCCGCTGTTCGTGAACGATTACGTGCGCGATCAGCTCGCGCAAACCCTGTCCGACCATAAGAAGCTACGCCCATGA
- a CDS encoding antitoxin Xre/MbcA/ParS toxin-binding domain-containing protein: protein MSNAQGKSPSLATRKVSRGVIGKLKEQGAVDSAIKQKKIPVKAAGFRNYLRRATLAERIKLEREGVPSEVVSDLITVIGVSTNNFQRYAGIPKATFTLRMRDKLLFSGTQGQSVVGILDLINQVEDMLAADPDNPDAKNFDVERWVGEWIERPQPALGGLAPAEVMDTPTGRASVMRVLGAIQSGAYQ from the coding sequence ATGAGCAATGCACAGGGCAAGTCGCCATCCCTTGCAACTCGTAAAGTGAGCCGCGGAGTCATTGGCAAGCTCAAAGAGCAAGGTGCCGTCGATTCAGCCATCAAGCAAAAAAAAATTCCGGTAAAGGCGGCGGGTTTCCGAAACTACTTGCGCCGAGCAACGCTTGCCGAGCGAATCAAGCTAGAGCGAGAGGGCGTCCCCTCGGAAGTTGTCAGCGACCTGATCACCGTCATTGGGGTTAGCACCAACAACTTTCAGCGCTATGCAGGCATTCCCAAAGCCACTTTTACCCTACGCATGAGAGACAAGCTGCTCTTTTCGGGCACGCAAGGTCAATCTGTTGTCGGAATCCTCGACTTGATAAATCAAGTCGAGGACATGCTTGCTGCCGATCCTGATAATCCTGATGCCAAGAACTTCGATGTCGAAAGATGGGTAGGGGAGTGGATCGAACGTCCTCAACCGGCTTTGGGGGGACTGGCGCCTGCCGAAGTGATGGACACCCCCACTGGTCGCGCCTCCGTCATGCGTGTGCTGGGGGCAATCCAAAGCGGCGCCTATCAATGA
- a CDS encoding RES family NAD+ phosphorylase, with product MKLFRIGSSGPTWKPDDMTGAGAAAAPGRWNRPGEKVIYAAQTLAMAVLETAAHIDDGGLPLNKYVIEIDVPDDLWLGRTIVDPADLGGGWDAIPHGLASIEAGSGWYVGASSAIIELPSVIVPEERIVLINAQHADAARITTKVTRRYQYNLLFRHK from the coding sequence ATGAAGCTGTTCCGGATCGGCTCCTCTGGCCCTACATGGAAGCCGGACGACATGACGGGAGCCGGTGCTGCAGCGGCTCCGGGGCGCTGGAATCGGCCTGGCGAGAAAGTGATCTACGCTGCGCAGACATTGGCGATGGCGGTGCTGGAAACGGCTGCACACATAGACGACGGCGGGCTTCCGCTGAATAAGTATGTGATCGAAATCGACGTCCCGGATGACCTATGGCTAGGCCGCACGATCGTTGATCCAGCGGATCTGGGTGGAGGATGGGACGCCATTCCTCATGGTTTGGCGTCTATCGAGGCTGGGTCAGGATGGTACGTGGGTGCATCGAGCGCAATTATCGAGCTGCCGTCCGTGATTGTTCCCGAGGAGCGAATCGTCTTGATCAATGCCCAGCATGCTGACGCTGCAAGGATCACCACCAAAGTGACTCGTCGTTATCAGTACAATTTATTGTTTCGTCACAAGTAG
- a CDS encoding BPSL0761 family protein gives MTMPEERTRNVLQAGAFLKELAASKAVPKQVREEAYRLLRHYPTLSDIEAIAQHEEELWQRTESFFRTPYLTSKIDPDWFRGYPQGPHRL, from the coding sequence ATGACCATGCCTGAAGAGCGAACCCGGAACGTACTGCAAGCCGGCGCGTTTCTGAAAGAGCTGGCCGCCAGCAAGGCCGTACCTAAGCAGGTGCGAGAGGAAGCGTACCGGCTGCTGCGGCATTACCCGACACTGAGCGACATTGAGGCCATTGCCCAGCACGAAGAAGAGCTCTGGCAGCGCACCGAATCATTCTTTCGCACGCCGTATCTGACCAGCAAGATCGATCCGGACTGGTTTCGTGGCTATCCCCAAGGCCCGCACAGGCTCTGA
- a CDS encoding SseB family protein, with protein sequence MEAWLERSRTNPAEEPAFFRRLLDALVYVHVPVSDDSGRTRLVQFRHPDGFDAIPFFTGWEKARFASSSAVKIVQVRGRDLLAGTKGATLMMNPNDGGAVLYPEEIASLLDTGFVARIDKTPHAQVHVRPAQSAPAWLGQLISECLQDASFVTAAYLLDAFTSPTEDQPGLLIWLVADLAFAERAARLVSTAIQSRGAELDVVVDLAVHDARQPLPEHLADPKIRPIFSRYSPT encoded by the coding sequence TTGGAAGCTTGGCTGGAACGGTCACGCACCAATCCAGCCGAGGAACCGGCCTTCTTTCGGCGGTTGCTGGACGCTCTGGTCTACGTGCATGTGCCCGTCTCTGACGACTCAGGCAGGACCCGCCTAGTGCAATTCCGCCATCCCGACGGCTTCGATGCCATCCCGTTCTTTACCGGTTGGGAAAAGGCCCGGTTCGCGTCCTCATCGGCGGTGAAGATTGTGCAGGTGAGAGGGCGCGACCTTTTGGCCGGCACCAAGGGGGCGACCCTGATGATGAACCCCAACGATGGAGGGGCGGTCTTATATCCGGAGGAGATCGCCTCCCTTTTGGACACTGGCTTCGTGGCTCGGATAGATAAGACGCCTCACGCCCAGGTGCACGTCCGTCCGGCCCAAAGTGCGCCGGCGTGGCTTGGTCAACTCATTAGCGAGTGCCTCCAGGACGCCAGCTTTGTAACGGCGGCCTATCTCCTGGATGCCTTTACATCGCCCACAGAAGATCAGCCAGGACTACTCATCTGGCTGGTGGCCGACCTAGCCTTTGCCGAACGGGCAGCCCGATTGGTGAGTACGGCTATTCAGTCCCGAGGCGCAGAACTGGACGTCGTGGTCGACTTGGCGGTCCACGATGCCCGCCAACCATTGCCCGAACACCTGGCTGATCCCAAGATCCGTCCCATCTTCTCCAGGTACAGTCCGACCTAA
- a CDS encoding SEC-C metal-binding domain-containing protein — translation MKRNLRMKEELWERVDALADKEELSSNAVLVQAVENWLTYRERHYAEKGKKARRSASRVIIEQAGVPVAVYHQPSAGVYAPCPCGSGQKWKFCHGQN, via the coding sequence GTGAAGCGCAACCTTCGGATGAAGGAAGAGCTGTGGGAGCGGGTCGATGCGTTGGCCGACAAGGAAGAGCTGTCGAGCAATGCGGTCCTGGTGCAGGCGGTCGAGAATTGGCTGACGTATCGGGAGCGGCATTACGCGGAGAAGGGCAAGAAAGCTCGCCGGAGCGCGTCACGCGTCATCATCGAGCAGGCCGGCGTTCCCGTAGCGGTGTATCACCAGCCTTCCGCTGGCGTGTACGCGCCGTGTCCTTGCGGGAGCGGGCAAAAGTGGAAGTTCTGCCACGGGCAGAATTAG